One window from the genome of Parasteatoda tepidariorum isolate YZ-2023 chromosome 8, CAS_Ptep_4.0, whole genome shotgun sequence encodes:
- the LOC110282416 gene encoding uncharacterized protein produces the protein MLRCHLEISLLKVTDSLDGISLTSTTAKLMERMVNTRLNCLPQGAVTSCALFNVYINDLINTLTAVPNIHCLLYADDLVFWTTASKRHAKSAVETTLNLALESFSCWCEETNMVVNLNKCATQTFSLMHRPIIPNLSFSGTMLENVDSFTYLGTVFDSKLSWRNHVAFVAERVIRRLPILKRLAGTLWGCARSTLALTYQKYILPIFTYCSEPLISMPTSLLQKLEVLQNQALRLITGAVKTTPIDAMTLLTGIKPLDVVFRERAVLLYFKLTQMDNFWTNYQLTPRNLKTQNGFIQTVKDQLVGIDLPQLEGQVELVSPLDYQKINVRLSLEQDIVKSETSTAALHLLALETMGIRYPEPLWLRVFTDGSFHPDQPNAGAGISCNLFSFGAPVGANRSAFDGEVVAIRIALEQLFCFIESFSNVVILSDSKAALCSIESMHCPSNCDVLKCQDAIRKLHHFGKTVALQWIPGHCDIAGNERADVLAKRGTRILQALSSPVPFSALKRIIRSKIHGDFHQQLSERVKTKVWRDLRQNTIPDWPRREAVAQFRLHTGHDCLAAHLFRLGLAPDPYCSLCMSQAVLDGSHILCCRALRGSSSTERYWEARALLWK, from the exons atgCTTCGATGTCATTTAGAAATATCACTCTTAAAAGTTACGGACAGTTTGGATGGCATCTCTCTGACAAGTACTACTGCCAAACTAATGGAAAGAATGGTCAATACGAGACTCAACTG TCTCCCCCAGGGAGCTGTTACCAGCTGTGCCCTTTTCAACGTCTACATCAATGACTTGATAAACACCTTAACGGCAGTGCCTAACATCCATTGCCTCCTATATGCGGATGATCTTGTTTTCTGGACCACAGCATCAAAGCGCCACGCTAAATCAGCTGTTGAGACCACACTTAATCTTGCACTGGAATCCTTCAGTTGTTGGTGTGAGGAAACTAATATGGTAGTAAATCTGAATAAGTGTGCCACTCAAACTTTCTCACTAATGCATCGACCTATTATACCAAATCTCTCTTTTTCTGGCACTATGCTTGAAAATGTTGATTCCTTCACTTATCTCGGAACCGTTTTTGATTCTAAACTGAGCTGGAGGAACCATGTTGCATTTGTTGCCGAACGGGTAATAAGACGCCTCCCTATTTTAAAACGACTTGCCGGCACTCTCTGGGGATGTGCCCGGTCTACCCTTGCTCTGACTTATCAAAAATACATCCTTCCAATTTTTACTTACTGCTCTGAACCACTCATCTCTATGCCTACATCCCTACTTCAAAAGCTTGAGGTCTTACAAAACCAGGCCCTTAGACTAATAACAGGTGCTGTAAAAACTACACCTATAGACGCAATGACCTTGCTCACAGGCATTAAACCTTTGGATGTTGTCTTTAGGGAAAGGGCTGTCTTACTATACTTTAAACTTACCCAAATGGATAATTTCTGGACTAACTATCAACTTACTCCtcgtaatttaaaaactcaaaatggaTTTATTCAGACTGTCAAAGATCAATTGGTTGGGATCGATCTGCCCCAACTAGAAGGTCAGGTGGAACTGGTGAGCCCTCTTGACtaccaaaaaattaatgtcaggCTCTCTCTTGAACAGGACATTGTTAAAAGTGAAACATCTACCGCTGCTCTCCACCTTCTTGCGCTGGAGACAATGGGAATCCGTTACCCGGAACCGCTCTGGCTGAGAGTTTTTACAGATGGCTCTTTCCATCCGGATCAACCAAATGCTGGAGCTGGTATCTCTTGTAATCTCTTCTCCTTTGGTGCTCCAGTGGGTGCCAATAGATCTGCTTTTGACGGGGAAGTTGTTGCAATCCGTATTGCTCTTGAacagcttttttgttttattgagtCTTTTTCAAATGTGGTTATCCTTTCAGACTCGAAGGCGGCGCTTTGCTCGATTGAATCTATGCATTGCCCTTCCAATTGCGACGTTCTAAAATGTCAGGATGCGATACGCAAACTCCACCATTTTGGCAAAACTGTAGCCCTACAATGGATTCCCGGGCATTGTGATATTGCAGGAAATGAGAGGGCTGATGTTTTGGCAAAGAGAGGCACAAGAATTCTCCAGGCTCTTAGTAGCCCAGTCCCCTTTTCAGCTTTAAAAaggattattagatcaaaaatccATGGGGATTTCCACCAACAATTGTCAGAAAGGGTAAAAACCAAAGTGTGGAGAGATCTTCGACAGAACACCATTCCAGACTGGCCGCGCCGCGAAGCGGTGGCTCAGTTTCGACTACATACCGGACATGACTGCCTTGCCGCGCACCTGTTTCGTTTAGGGCTGGCACCTGATCCCTATTGTTCTCTATGCATGAGCCAAGCTGTTTTGGATGGCAGCCACATCCTGTGCTGCAGGGCCCTCCGCGGGTCGTCGTCTACCGAGCGATATTGGGAAGCAAGAGCGCTCCTATGGAAAtga